One genomic region from Natrinema caseinilyticum encodes:
- a CDS encoding class II fumarate hydratase — MADGDDYRIEEDSLGEMQVPADAYWGAQTQRAIQNFPISGITFSRRFVRALGVVKKAAAQANRDLGLVDDDVAEAIIEAADEVIAGEHDEQFPVDIFQTGSGTSSNMNANEVIANRAAEIMGAEIGDRVVHPNDHVNYGQSSNDVIPTAMHVASLEAVEKDVIPALDTLREALEEKEAEFDDVVKTGRTHLQDATPVTLGQEFGGYRTQVEKGLARVDNVRNHLGELALGGTATGTGLNTHPEFPGRAAEYITKETGVQFREADDHFEAQAAHDAMSEAHGALRTVAGSLNKIANDLRLLASGPRNGLGEIEQPENQPGSSIMPGKINPVVAEAVNQVHKQVVGNDAAVSAGAAEGQIDLNLYKPVLAHNFLESAELISNASQVFGERFVRKLEANEEYCEDRVEQSMAMATSLNVHIGYDKASEVAKTALKEGKTVREVVLEKGYLDEEEADEVLDPRKMTERGILGQDD, encoded by the coding sequence ATGGCAGACGGAGACGATTACCGAATCGAGGAGGACAGCCTCGGCGAAATGCAGGTTCCCGCGGACGCCTACTGGGGGGCCCAGACCCAGCGCGCGATCCAGAACTTTCCGATCTCCGGGATCACGTTCAGCCGCCGCTTCGTCCGAGCGCTCGGCGTCGTCAAGAAGGCCGCCGCGCAAGCCAACCGCGACCTCGGTCTGGTCGACGACGACGTCGCCGAAGCGATCATCGAGGCCGCAGACGAGGTCATCGCCGGCGAACACGACGAGCAGTTCCCGGTCGACATCTTCCAGACCGGGTCCGGTACCTCCTCGAACATGAACGCGAACGAGGTCATCGCCAACCGCGCCGCCGAGATCATGGGCGCGGAGATCGGCGACCGCGTCGTCCACCCCAACGACCACGTCAACTACGGCCAGTCGTCCAACGACGTCATCCCGACCGCGATGCACGTCGCCTCCCTCGAGGCCGTCGAGAAGGACGTCATTCCCGCGCTCGATACCCTCCGCGAAGCGCTCGAGGAGAAAGAGGCCGAGTTCGACGACGTCGTCAAGACGGGCCGAACGCACCTGCAGGACGCCACCCCGGTCACGCTCGGCCAGGAGTTCGGCGGCTACCGAACGCAGGTCGAGAAAGGGCTGGCGCGCGTCGACAACGTCCGGAACCACCTCGGCGAACTCGCACTCGGCGGGACTGCGACGGGAACGGGGCTGAACACGCACCCCGAGTTCCCCGGCCGCGCGGCCGAGTACATCACGAAGGAGACGGGCGTCCAGTTCCGCGAAGCGGACGACCACTTCGAGGCCCAGGCCGCTCACGACGCGATGTCCGAGGCCCACGGGGCGTTGCGGACCGTCGCCGGGTCGCTGAACAAGATCGCCAACGACCTCCGCCTGCTGGCTTCCGGGCCGCGCAACGGACTCGGCGAGATCGAACAGCCCGAGAACCAGCCCGGGTCGTCGATCATGCCCGGCAAGATCAACCCCGTCGTCGCCGAGGCCGTCAACCAGGTCCACAAACAGGTCGTCGGCAACGACGCGGCCGTCTCCGCCGGCGCGGCGGAGGGGCAGATCGATCTCAATCTCTACAAACCCGTCCTCGCACACAACTTCCTCGAGTCCGCCGAACTCATCTCGAACGCGAGTCAGGTCTTCGGCGAGCGCTTCGTGCGAAAACTCGAGGCCAACGAGGAGTACTGCGAGGACCGCGTCGAACAGTCGATGGCGATGGCGACCTCGCTCAACGTCCACATCGGCTACGATAAGGCAAGCGAGGTCGCAAAGACCGCGCTCAAGGAAGGAAAAACGGTCCGCGAGGTCGTCCTCGAGAAGGGCTATCTCGACGAGGAGGAAGCCGACGAAGTGCTCGACCCCCGGAAGATGACCGAACGCGGCATTCTCGGCCAGGACGACTGA
- a CDS encoding PH domain-containing protein, protein MNRLHPLSAVTAALQRGVTGFSIPFFLVGVGSSVFDVDIDLLFVLSPLGLVAGIGYGIAYYYRFTYEITASTFDVTSGVLSRRSREIPYRRIQNVDVSQGAVQRILGLAVVSIETAGGGETEASLDFVSETEAERLQSEIRRLTASVDDGTHAGGPRPTTADERPSTTGERPSSTDAADAAGVGESARTERTRAESGPITLFELELKELLVYALTSFRWGAAVFPVAILLFFQSADSGSGPVPEFVLLAAQPLGGPEAIHGAAVGPLLVLIGVTTLQWVGATYVSSALYTIANYYGFRLGRAGEDFVYERGLIQRYSGSIPVEKVQSVTVTENPLQRLVGYAGLWVETAGYGPDVGSASQSAVPLAESDRIYRFAENVTGVETPAFRRPPTLARRRYLVRYSLLACVVVLAAFGLARVSTVGRWYLSAIAFVVVPPAAHLKYVNLGYFVGEDHLVVRSGFWKRRTTVVPYYRIQTVSTRRSIFQRRLGLATLAVDTASSRTFAWGTPTIDDIGLETAREVHGTGRQRLQSALRERARSDDAGLSVDFT, encoded by the coding sequence ATGAATCGTTTACATCCACTCAGCGCCGTGACGGCGGCCCTCCAGCGAGGGGTGACCGGATTTTCGATTCCGTTTTTCCTCGTGGGAGTCGGATCCAGCGTCTTCGACGTCGATATCGACCTGTTGTTCGTGTTGTCTCCTCTCGGTCTCGTCGCCGGGATCGGCTACGGAATCGCCTACTATTACCGATTTACGTACGAGATCACGGCGAGCACGTTCGACGTCACCTCGGGCGTTCTCTCCCGTCGGTCTCGAGAGATACCGTATCGCCGCATTCAGAATGTCGACGTGTCCCAGGGGGCCGTCCAGCGAATCCTGGGGCTCGCCGTCGTTTCGATCGAAACCGCCGGCGGGGGCGAGACGGAAGCCAGCCTGGACTTCGTGAGCGAAACCGAAGCCGAACGCCTTCAGTCGGAGATCCGGCGGCTAACGGCCTCCGTCGACGATGGGACACACGCTGGCGGCCCACGACCGACCACCGCCGACGAACGGCCGTCCACCACTGGCGAACGACCGTCATCCACCGACGCAGCCGACGCTGCAGGCGTCGGCGAATCAGCACGGACCGAACGAACTCGAGCCGAGAGCGGGCCGATCACGTTGTTCGAACTCGAGTTGAAAGAACTCCTCGTCTACGCACTGACCTCGTTCCGATGGGGTGCGGCCGTCTTCCCGGTCGCGATACTGTTGTTCTTCCAAAGCGCCGATTCCGGCTCGGGTCCGGTTCCGGAGTTCGTCTTGCTGGCAGCCCAGCCACTCGGCGGTCCGGAAGCGATCCACGGCGCAGCCGTCGGCCCCCTTCTCGTGTTGATCGGGGTGACGACCCTCCAGTGGGTCGGTGCGACGTACGTCTCGAGCGCGCTCTATACGATCGCGAACTACTACGGCTTCCGACTGGGACGAGCGGGTGAGGACTTCGTCTACGAGCGCGGGCTGATCCAGCGCTACAGCGGATCGATCCCCGTCGAGAAGGTCCAGTCGGTCACGGTTACCGAGAACCCGCTTCAACGGCTGGTCGGGTACGCCGGCCTGTGGGTCGAAACTGCCGGCTACGGCCCCGACGTGGGGAGCGCCAGCCAGTCGGCCGTCCCGCTCGCGGAATCGGATCGCATCTACCGGTTCGCCGAGAACGTAACCGGCGTCGAAACGCCCGCGTTTCGTCGACCGCCGACCCTGGCCCGGCGACGCTATCTCGTCCGGTACTCGCTACTCGCCTGCGTCGTCGTCCTGGCCGCATTCGGACTCGCGCGGGTTTCGACCGTCGGCCGCTGGTACCTCTCCGCGATCGCCTTCGTCGTCGTTCCGCCCGCTGCACACCTGAAATACGTCAATCTGGGCTACTTCGTCGGCGAGGACCACCTCGTCGTTCGAAGCGGGTTCTGGAAGCGCCGGACGACCGTCGTCCCGTATTATCGGATTCAGACGGTTTCGACCCGGCGCTCGATTTTCCAGCGTCGGCTCGGGCTGGCGACGCTCGCCGTCGACACCGCCAGTTCGCGAACGTTCGCCTGGGGAACCCCGACGATCGACGACATCGGCCTCGAGACGGCTCGCGAGGTTCACGGTACGGGCCGACAACGACTGCAGTCGGCCCTGCGCGAGCGCGCTCGGTCGGACGATGCCGGGCTTTCGGTGGATTTTACCTGA
- a CDS encoding PH domain-containing protein, with product MESLHPRIRLLWIARGALVAALLGVGLAAVDTWLVTVPTSVLVVVVLLGIALGAVYAVRLYRIWRFELQDDALYLERGVVTFVETAVPFVRVQHVDTQFGPIERVLGLSSVVVYTAGSRNADVRIPGLTPSRSRKLQDTLRELAVESGGEDAV from the coding sequence ATGGAATCGCTCCACCCCCGCATCAGATTGCTCTGGATCGCCCGGGGCGCTCTCGTCGCTGCTCTCCTCGGTGTCGGCCTCGCCGCGGTCGACACGTGGCTCGTCACCGTTCCCACGTCCGTCCTGGTAGTGGTCGTTCTCCTCGGGATCGCCCTCGGCGCCGTCTACGCCGTCCGGCTCTACCGGATCTGGCGGTTCGAGTTACAGGACGACGCCCTCTACCTCGAGCGAGGCGTCGTCACCTTCGTCGAAACCGCGGTCCCGTTCGTCCGCGTCCAACACGTCGACACCCAGTTCGGCCCGATCGAACGGGTGCTGGGACTCTCGAGCGTCGTCGTCTACACGGCCGGTTCCCGGAACGCAGACGTCCGAATACCGGGCTTGACCCCGTCTCGATCCCGAAAGCTGCAGGATACGCTTCGCGAACTGGCCGTCGAGAGCGGGGGAGAGGACGCCGTTTGA
- a CDS encoding enoyl-CoA hydratase/isomerase family protein — MASDASETDQWENVEISHDGHVGRITLSRPEAMNTFSTGLARDLDAALHKLDADSDTRAIVVDGAGETFSAGIDLSEHGDHEDKSEYEGWVTRMEEPFHTLTEMRTPVVAAAHGHAAANGIGLVAACDLAVAAEGTQFGATAPKVGLFCMGPAVPLMNALNRKRCLELILTGELIDAETALEWGLINRVVPEGDHLEAAMELAETMASKSPTAVQMGKRAFYEMVELDYDDALEYSNERFAALCTTDDAHAGIDAFLDGEPLSADEWPET; from the coding sequence ATGGCTTCAGATGCGTCAGAGACGGATCAGTGGGAGAACGTCGAAATCAGTCACGACGGTCACGTCGGCCGGATCACGCTGTCTCGTCCCGAGGCGATGAACACGTTCAGTACCGGGCTCGCACGGGATCTCGATGCGGCCCTTCACAAACTCGACGCGGACTCCGACACGCGGGCGATCGTGGTCGACGGGGCGGGCGAGACGTTCTCAGCCGGGATCGATCTCTCGGAACACGGCGACCACGAGGACAAATCGGAGTACGAGGGGTGGGTGACCCGGATGGAAGAACCGTTCCACACGCTGACCGAGATGCGGACGCCCGTGGTGGCCGCGGCCCACGGCCACGCGGCCGCCAACGGGATCGGTCTGGTCGCGGCCTGCGATCTCGCAGTGGCCGCCGAGGGAACGCAGTTCGGGGCCACGGCTCCCAAAGTCGGCCTCTTCTGCATGGGGCCTGCGGTGCCGCTGATGAACGCGCTCAACAGAAAGCGCTGTCTCGAACTCATTCTGACCGGCGAACTGATCGACGCGGAGACGGCTCTCGAGTGGGGCTTGATCAATCGCGTGGTCCCCGAGGGCGACCACCTGGAAGCGGCGATGGAGCTTGCGGAAACGATGGCGTCGAAGAGCCCCACGGCGGTACAGATGGGAAAGCGAGCGTTCTACGAGATGGTCGAACTGGACTACGACGACGCGCTCGAGTACTCGAACGAGCGATTCGCCGCCCTCTGTACGACCGACGATGCACACGCCGGGATCGACGCCTTCCTCGACGGGGAACCGCTCTCGGCCGATGAATGGCCCGAAACGTAA
- a CDS encoding BolA family protein, translating into MKPTAVEELIESNLEDAQATVTHARDEHDEDHLAATVVSPAFEGLPLVQQHQKVYDSLGEHMTTDIHALELSTYTPAEYDDLEAEG; encoded by the coding sequence ATGAAGCCGACCGCCGTCGAGGAACTCATCGAATCGAATCTCGAGGACGCCCAGGCGACCGTCACGCACGCACGCGACGAACACGACGAAGACCACCTCGCCGCGACGGTCGTCTCGCCCGCATTCGAGGGCCTGCCGCTGGTGCAACAACATCAGAAAGTCTACGACAGCCTCGGCGAACACATGACGACCGACATCCACGCCCTGGAACTCTCGACGTACACGCCCGCGGAGTACGACGACCTCGAGGCAGAGGGGTAA
- a CDS encoding NifU family protein: MSESDQERSTEDAVREDVSLFLRRNFPQIEMHGGDSSITEIDLEERRVSINLSGACSGCGISPMTTHAIQRRLPTEIDAIDHVSVSTGLDGLADQGSSGRDVPPDTPF; the protein is encoded by the coding sequence ATGAGCGAGTCCGACCAGGAGCGATCCACCGAAGATGCCGTCCGCGAAGACGTGTCGTTGTTCCTCCGCCGGAACTTCCCCCAGATCGAGATGCACGGCGGTGACTCCTCGATCACCGAGATCGATCTCGAGGAGCGCCGCGTTTCGATCAACCTCAGCGGGGCGTGCAGCGGCTGTGGGATCAGCCCGATGACGACCCACGCGATTCAACGGCGGTTGCCGACCGAGATCGACGCGATCGACCACGTGTCGGTCAGCACCGGACTCGACGGACTGGCCGATCAGGGGTCTTCGGGCCGCGACGTGCCGCCGGATACTCCGTTCTGA
- a CDS encoding DUF7523 family protein has protein sequence MSLAAETRLAVDRRPFLLTALRAGVVNYTAAARYLDVDGETDAIATALRRYADELPAYETESRDVRVRMESGIGPLEGAENGPGTERSSEDTLVAVGDNTFGPVDGDRTAILASGDVDPAGLAAALERLSQEGISPDAAAVSHETLIVVVGRREGANALRAVEGALERVGTRLE, from the coding sequence ATGTCACTGGCAGCCGAGACGCGCCTGGCGGTCGACCGACGTCCGTTCCTCCTGACCGCCCTGCGGGCCGGCGTCGTCAACTATACCGCCGCTGCCCGCTATCTCGACGTCGACGGCGAAACCGATGCGATCGCCACGGCGCTCCGTCGGTACGCGGACGAATTGCCCGCGTACGAAACCGAGTCGCGGGACGTTCGCGTCCGGATGGAAAGCGGGATCGGGCCGCTCGAGGGAGCGGAGAACGGACCCGGGACGGAACGTTCGAGCGAGGACACGCTCGTCGCCGTCGGCGACAACACCTTCGGTCCCGTCGACGGCGACCGAACCGCAATTCTGGCCTCTGGCGACGTCGATCCCGCTGGGCTCGCGGCTGCGCTCGAACGCCTGTCGCAGGAGGGGATCTCGCCGGACGCGGCCGCCGTGTCACACGAGACGCTGATCGTCGTGGTCGGACGACGGGAGGGTGCGAACGCGCTGCGGGCAGTCGAGGGCGCGCTCGAGCGTGTCGGGACACGTCTCGAGTAG
- the cysS gene encoding cysteine--tRNA ligase, producing the protein MTLHVTNTLTGEKEPFEPRDPENVLLYYCGLTVSDPPHLGHARSWVHVDVMHRWLEHLGYDVRHVENFTDVNEKIVARTGEDDLGENESEVAETYIQRTIDDMRSLNLLRAEVYPRVSEHIPEIIDLVETLVEKGYAYESNGSVYFDVTCFDDYGALSNQELDEIESQGDPDERSEKRNPADFALWKADGVDPEAVAEHRHEGVDHGGEPPTGLTWDSPWGEGRPGWHIECSAMSMTHLGETLDVHVGGRDLVFPHHENEIAQSEAATGQEFAKYWLHCELFQMDDEKMSSSLGNFVTVDEAVDRWGTNVMRTFLTAGSYNSKQLYSDETIAEAVERWDRLERGYEAAVDALDSPDAKSKIEDGTLRDEISSAREAFADAMNDDFNTREAQSALLSVVTAVNRHLERTADANGAEGYDYRGLRRAVETLDELGGVLGLSFTGDTTGAAGLAGDVVDLVLEVRTRERDAGNYERADELRDELEALGIEVQDTDDGPTYRLPSGE; encoded by the coding sequence ATGACCCTGCACGTGACGAACACGTTGACGGGCGAGAAAGAGCCGTTCGAGCCACGGGACCCCGAGAACGTTCTCCTCTACTACTGTGGCCTGACGGTCTCCGACCCGCCTCACCTGGGCCACGCCCGGTCGTGGGTCCACGTCGACGTCATGCACCGGTGGCTCGAGCATCTCGGCTACGACGTTCGTCACGTCGAGAACTTCACGGACGTCAACGAGAAGATCGTCGCTCGGACCGGCGAGGACGATCTGGGCGAGAACGAATCCGAGGTCGCGGAGACCTACATCCAGCGGACGATCGACGACATGCGCTCGCTGAACCTCCTCAGGGCGGAGGTCTATCCTCGGGTTTCGGAGCACATTCCCGAGATCATCGATCTGGTCGAAACCCTGGTCGAGAAGGGCTACGCGTACGAATCGAACGGGTCAGTCTACTTCGACGTCACCTGCTTCGACGACTACGGCGCCCTCTCGAACCAGGAACTCGACGAGATCGAATCCCAGGGCGATCCCGACGAACGCTCGGAAAAGCGCAATCCGGCGGACTTCGCGCTCTGGAAGGCCGACGGCGTCGATCCCGAAGCCGTCGCGGAACACCGCCACGAGGGCGTCGACCACGGAGGTGAGCCGCCGACGGGGCTGACCTGGGATTCGCCGTGGGGCGAGGGTCGACCTGGCTGGCACATCGAGTGCTCGGCGATGAGCATGACCCACCTCGGGGAGACGCTCGACGTTCACGTCGGCGGTCGTGATCTGGTCTTTCCCCACCACGAAAACGAGATCGCTCAGTCGGAAGCGGCCACGGGCCAGGAGTTCGCGAAATACTGGCTCCACTGCGAACTCTTCCAGATGGACGACGAGAAGATGTCCTCGAGTCTGGGCAACTTCGTCACCGTCGACGAGGCGGTCGACCGCTGGGGGACGAACGTGATGCGAACGTTCCTGACCGCCGGTTCGTACAATAGCAAACAGCTCTACTCCGACGAGACGATCGCCGAGGCCGTAGAGCGCTGGGACCGCCTCGAGCGCGGGTACGAGGCGGCCGTCGACGCGCTCGACTCGCCCGATGCGAAATCGAAGATCGAGGACGGGACCCTCCGCGACGAGATTTCGAGCGCGCGTGAGGCGTTCGCCGACGCCATGAACGACGACTTCAATACACGAGAGGCCCAGTCCGCACTGCTGTCGGTCGTCACCGCTGTCAATCGCCACCTCGAGCGGACCGCGGATGCGAACGGAGCGGAGGGCTACGACTACCGCGGCCTCCGGCGGGCCGTCGAGACGCTCGACGAACTGGGCGGCGTTCTCGGCCTCTCCTTTACCGGCGATACGACCGGTGCTGCAGGACTCGCCGGCGATGTGGTCGACCTGGTCCTCGAGGTACGCACTCGAGAGCGAGACGCCGGCAACTACGAACGCGCCGACGAATTGCGCGACGAACTCGAGGCGCTCGGGATCGAAGTCCAGGATACGGACGACGGGCCGACCTACCGGCTCCCGTCTGGCGAATAG
- a CDS encoding DUF6517 family protein, which produces MNRRLFVGALATGAVGTMVGCLSSVADDSPAFIATPARVSEEAAGETGYEYRGTRELIDEARVGDQAVEVTSYTSVYDRGIELPAERFGAGALKAGVFCVTSHPQATVDGAEYDPVGDRSTRDLAERAQNHYAGIEVDRALGGRALQALGQRFSFQAYEGTATLRGEYDVRVRIDLTRRDHEDDHVVVAAVYPVADLLSGESEQGRIDTLTRGLEQYDGISVDIVDRDGHR; this is translated from the coding sequence ATGAATCGACGGCTGTTCGTCGGTGCGCTCGCGACCGGCGCTGTCGGTACGATGGTCGGCTGTCTCAGCAGCGTCGCCGACGATAGCCCGGCCTTTATTGCGACGCCGGCGCGCGTCTCCGAGGAGGCGGCGGGGGAGACCGGCTACGAGTATCGGGGAACCAGAGAGCTGATCGACGAAGCCCGGGTCGGCGACCAGGCGGTCGAGGTGACGAGCTATACCAGCGTCTACGATCGGGGTATCGAACTGCCCGCCGAGCGGTTCGGAGCGGGGGCCCTGAAGGCGGGCGTGTTCTGCGTGACCTCGCACCCGCAGGCCACCGTGGACGGAGCGGAGTACGACCCCGTCGGCGACCGCTCGACGAGGGACCTCGCCGAGCGGGCCCAGAACCACTACGCGGGGATCGAAGTAGACAGGGCACTCGGCGGCCGAGCGCTCCAGGCGCTCGGTCAACGGTTTTCGTTCCAGGCGTACGAGGGAACCGCGACGCTCCGGGGCGAGTACGACGTTCGCGTTCGGATCGACCTCACCCGACGCGACCACGAGGACGACCACGTCGTCGTCGCGGCCGTGTATCCGGTCGCCGACCTCTTGTCGGGAGAGTCGGAACAGGGCAGGATCGATACCCTCACCCGGGGTCTCGAACAGTACGACGGTATCTCCGTCGATATCGTCGATCGGGACGGACACCGGTGA
- a CDS encoding presenilin family intramembrane aspartyl protease PSH has product MNDRTRVVAAVGLTALLFLGVQVGALALIEPFDESGRQAVENPENPTNSILYFGVMLAATGLMLAAFKFDLEWLIKLLLVGVSVMISWYVFAELVPPAVSPFVSDGIADGLAIAAALGVGGALLWYPEWYVIDSAGVVMGAGAAALFGISFGILPTLLLLTVLAVYDAISVYGTEHMLDLAEGVMDLKIPVVLVVPTTLSYSYLAAGSADDVLESDGGDAVTDDRVATDADAVGSAGDADAPDALDDDPGETAGDGSDADTDATVEDAPDALERDALFIGLGDAVIPTVLVASAASFLDLPTAAVPGITANVPAFGAMIGTICGLLVLMHMVLKGRPHAGLPLLNGGAIGGYLLGALASGLSIATALGL; this is encoded by the coding sequence ATGAACGACCGGACGCGGGTTGTCGCCGCCGTGGGGCTTACCGCACTGTTGTTCCTCGGCGTTCAAGTCGGTGCGCTGGCACTGATCGAGCCGTTCGACGAATCGGGTCGGCAAGCCGTCGAGAACCCCGAAAATCCGACGAACAGCATCCTCTACTTCGGGGTCATGCTCGCAGCGACCGGTCTCATGCTCGCGGCGTTCAAGTTCGACCTCGAGTGGCTCATCAAGCTGTTGCTCGTCGGGGTGAGCGTGATGATCTCGTGGTACGTCTTCGCGGAACTCGTCCCGCCGGCGGTTTCACCGTTCGTTTCGGACGGTATCGCGGACGGCCTCGCCATCGCCGCTGCGCTCGGCGTTGGTGGGGCGCTCCTGTGGTATCCCGAGTGGTACGTCATCGACAGCGCGGGGGTCGTGATGGGGGCGGGCGCTGCGGCCCTGTTCGGAATTAGCTTCGGGATTCTTCCAACGCTGCTGTTGCTCACGGTACTGGCCGTCTACGACGCCATCAGCGTCTACGGAACCGAACACATGCTGGATCTCGCCGAGGGCGTGATGGACCTCAAAATTCCCGTCGTCCTCGTCGTCCCGACGACGCTCTCGTACTCCTACCTCGCAGCCGGCAGCGCCGACGACGTCCTCGAGAGCGACGGCGGCGACGCCGTCACGGACGACCGAGTCGCGACAGACGCGGACGCTGTCGGCAGCGCCGGCGACGCCGACGCCCCGGACGCGCTCGACGACGACCCGGGCGAGACCGCCGGCGACGGCTCCGACGCGGACACCGACGCGACCGTCGAAGACGCCCCGGACGCGCTCGAGCGTGACGCCCTGTTCATCGGCCTCGGCGACGCGGTTATTCCGACGGTTCTCGTCGCCAGCGCGGCTTCGTTTCTCGACCTCCCCACGGCCGCAGTCCCCGGCATCACGGCGAACGTGCCGGCGTTCGGTGCGATGATCGGAACTATCTGCGGATTGCTCGTTCTCATGCACATGGTCCTCAAAGGGCGCCCACACGCTGGATTACCGCTGCTCAACGGCGGTGCCATCGGTGGCTATCTGCTCGGCGCGCTCGCGAGCGGGCTTTCGATAGCCACTGCGCTCGGACTGTAA
- a CDS encoding H/ACA ribonucleoprotein complex subunit GAR1 codes for MRRVGAVVRTAQGLAVLRADAPDGGGASHDGDEHRDEIGTIVLDDSLEEVGRVVDVFGPVSRPYLAVTPDDDVHLPSLVGSTLYAR; via the coding sequence ATGCGCAGAGTCGGCGCGGTCGTCCGCACTGCACAGGGGCTCGCCGTCCTGCGAGCGGACGCCCCCGACGGAGGCGGAGCGAGCCACGACGGCGACGAACACCGCGACGAGATCGGGACGATAGTCCTCGACGACTCCCTCGAGGAGGTCGGACGCGTCGTCGACGTGTTCGGCCCCGTCTCGAGACCCTACCTGGCCGTGACGCCGGACGACGACGTGCACCTACCGTCGCTCGTCGGGTCGACGCTGTACGCGCGATAG
- the srp19 gene encoding signal recognition particle subunit SRP19, whose amino-acid sequence MVENVIWPAYLDAAISRAEGRRVSLDLAVEEPTVDEIAKAVQQIGYDATIERDKAYSREPWARRGRVVVRGADDSSKNDLVQAVAAYVVAMRE is encoded by the coding sequence ATGGTCGAGAACGTCATCTGGCCCGCCTATCTCGATGCCGCTATCTCGCGGGCCGAGGGACGACGGGTGTCCCTGGATCTTGCAGTCGAGGAACCGACGGTCGACGAGATCGCGAAAGCGGTTCAGCAGATCGGGTACGATGCCACGATCGAGCGCGACAAGGCCTACTCTCGGGAACCGTGGGCCCGTCGCGGCCGAGTAGTCGTTCGCGGCGCAGACGACTCGTCGAAAAACGACCTCGTCCAGGCCGTCGCGGCGTACGTCGTCGCGATGCGCGAGTGA
- a CDS encoding PGF-CTERM-anchored ABC transporter substrate-binding protein, producing the protein MRQQLTVLIAALLTVSAIAPVAVAAGAAPVPAVQEANAQGEANVQGESNAQCEYPQTVTDARGEEITLESEPESVVTLYPGDAQLAYSIGAEDKVVGMPVSQYTESLDAGDRTDITADDGVTPVAEKIVGDDPDVVLAANIATYNQDLLETLEDRGIPVVVLETANSIDGVRENVRVTGAVTGHCAGAEETISWMDERLEIYETALEGANEPLAYYASGEDGATSGSETFQHDVLTAAGFTNLAAEVGETGWVQLNSEVVVDEDPTWIVYPDRTDSPPIPGGLEETTAVQEDNVVAVDDNAMSQPGPNVVYAIETLIEQVHPEVYAEIEGDLESVDESYSDHGNATDSGPNEDDIEENDGGAMPGFGASAALAALLAAVSFVAARR; encoded by the coding sequence ATGCGACAGCAATTGACGGTTTTGATCGCCGCCTTACTGACAGTCTCCGCTATCGCCCCCGTCGCGGTCGCCGCAGGCGCCGCACCGGTGCCGGCTGTACAGGAGGCGAACGCGCAGGGGGAGGCGAACGTGCAGGGGGAATCGAACGCGCAGTGTGAGTATCCACAGACGGTGACCGACGCGCGGGGCGAGGAGATCACACTCGAGAGCGAACCCGAGTCGGTGGTGACGCTGTATCCGGGCGACGCACAACTCGCCTACTCGATCGGTGCCGAAGACAAGGTCGTGGGAATGCCCGTCAGTCAGTACACGGAGTCGCTCGATGCCGGTGATCGGACGGACATCACCGCCGACGACGGCGTCACCCCGGTCGCAGAAAAGATCGTCGGGGACGATCCGGACGTCGTCCTCGCGGCAAACATCGCCACCTACAACCAGGACCTCCTCGAGACGCTCGAGGACAGGGGCATACCCGTCGTCGTCCTCGAAACGGCGAATTCGATCGACGGCGTCCGCGAGAACGTCCGCGTGACTGGTGCCGTGACGGGCCACTGTGCGGGCGCCGAGGAGACGATCTCGTGGATGGACGAACGACTCGAAATCTACGAGACCGCACTGGAGGGGGCGAACGAGCCACTCGCGTACTACGCCAGCGGCGAGGACGGCGCGACCTCCGGGTCGGAGACGTTTCAACACGACGTACTGACCGCGGCCGGGTTCACGAACCTGGCCGCCGAAGTCGGCGAGACGGGATGGGTGCAACTCAACTCCGAAGTGGTCGTCGACGAGGATCCGACGTGGATCGTCTACCCCGACCGGACTGATTCGCCACCGATACCGGGTGGGCTCGAGGAGACGACCGCCGTTCAGGAGGACAACGTCGTCGCCGTCGACGACAACGCGATGAGCCAGCCCGGGCCGAACGTCGTCTACGCGATCGAAACGCTGATCGAGCAGGTCCACCCCGAGGTGTACGCCGAGATCGAAGGCGACCTCGAGTCGGTCGACGAGTCGTACAGCGACCACGGAAACGCGACGGATTCGGGACCGAACGAGGACGATATCGAGGAGAACGATGGCGGCGCGATGCCCGGATTCGGGGCTTCAGCCGCTCTCGCGGCGCTGCTGGCGGCCGTGAGTTTCGTCGCCGCGCGACGATAA